A single region of the Enterobacteriaceae endosymbiont of Donacia tomentosa genome encodes:
- a CDS encoding leucyl aminopeptidase produces the protein MKYIAERITFSKKTSIDCIVVPVFAEFKLSAIVKKINILSNNYILEILKKNNFKGKIKQSLLLYQVPNFPSKKFLIIGCGIKDTLNRKQNKLIVNYTINLLKKYEIQEIIWFLTDLKIKDCNTYWQIRDTINIIEENIYIFNKFKKIALYHLLKIKFNIVKNNEIIYHNAIKHAQAINLGIEKAKNIANLPPNICNPKYLSIKAINLSKKYNNIFTEIIDEKTMEKMSMNAYLAVSKGSKNKPFMSILKYMNNITDKSQPIVLLGKGVTFDSGGISLKPSKNMEDMKYDMCGAAAVYGTIYAIAKLKLPLNVIGVIAGCENMLDSNSFRPSDIIKTMSGTTVEIINTDAEGRLILCDTLTYIKKFNPRYVIDIATLTGACIVALGDNISGLMSNDKKLSDYLIQASLETDDRVWKLPIDDKSYYDQLKSNIADLTNSSNSNSGGAITAACFLSKFTKLYKWAHIDIAGTASKYVEQKISATGRPINMLCQFLINITYNSNNKL, from the coding sequence GTGAAATATATAGCAGAAAGAATAACATTTTCTAAAAAAACATCAATAGATTGTATTGTTGTACCTGTTTTCGCAGAATTCAAATTATCTGCAATAGTAAAAAAAATAAATATTTTATCAAATAATTATATATTAGAGATTTTAAAAAAAAATAATTTTAAAGGTAAAATAAAACAAAGTTTACTTTTATATCAAGTTCCTAATTTTCCTTCTAAGAAATTTTTAATTATAGGATGTGGTATTAAGGATACATTAAATAGAAAACAAAATAAATTAATTGTTAATTATACTATTAATCTTTTAAAAAAATACGAAATTCAAGAAATTATTTGGTTTTTAACTGATTTAAAAATAAAAGATTGTAATACGTATTGGCAAATACGTGATACTATTAACATTATTGAAGAGAATATTTATATTTTTAATAAATTTAAAAAAATTGCATTATATCATCTATTAAAAATAAAATTTAATATAGTTAAGAATAATGAAATTATCTATCATAATGCTATAAAACATGCACAAGCAATTAATTTAGGAATTGAAAAAGCCAAAAATATTGCTAATTTACCACCTAATATATGTAATCCAAAGTATTTGTCAATTAAAGCAATAAACTTATCAAAAAAATATAATAATATTTTTACAGAAATAATTGACGAAAAAACTATGGAAAAAATGAGCATGAATGCCTATCTAGCAGTAAGTAAAGGATCTAAAAATAAGCCTTTTATGTCTATTTTAAAGTATATGAATAATATTACGGATAAATCTCAACCTATAGTATTATTAGGTAAGGGAGTTACTTTTGATTCAGGTGGAATTTCATTAAAACCTAGTAAAAATATGGAAGATATGAAATATGATATGTGTGGTGCTGCTGCTGTATATGGAACGATATATGCAATAGCTAAATTAAAATTACCTTTAAATGTAATTGGTGTTATTGCAGGTTGTGAAAATATGCTAGATAGTAATTCATTTAGACCTAGTGATATTATAAAAACAATGTCAGGAACAACAGTAGAAATTATTAATACTGATGCTGAAGGTCGTTTAATTTTATGTGATACATTAACATATATAAAAAAATTTAATCCTAGATATGTAATTGATATTGCTACATTAACAGGAGCATGTATTGTAGCATTAGGTGATAATATTAGTGGTTTAATGTCTAATGATAAAAAATTATCAGATTATCTTATTCAAGCTTCATTAGAAACAGATGATCGTGTTTGGAAATTACCCATTGATGATAAAAGTTATTATGATCAATTAAAGTCTAATATTGCTGACTTAACTAATAGTAGTAATAGTAATTCAGGAGGAGCTATTACAGCTGCTTGTTTTTTATCAAAATTTACTAAATTATATAAATGGGCTCATATAGATATAGCAGGTACAGCATCAAAATATGTAGAACAAAAAATAAGTGCTACTGGTAGACCTATTAATATGTTATGCCAATTTTTGATAAATATCACATATAATTCAAATAATAAATTATAA
- a CDS encoding valine--tRNA ligase has translation MDKIYNPNIFEKKIYNFWEKNEYFKNKLNNSEKYFSIMVPPPNITGELHMGHALQYTLIDILIRYQRMLGKNVLCQVGIDHAGIATQSLIEQKIFLETGKTKNDYSREFFLKIISKWKNKYCGIIYNQMKCLGLSADWDRKRFTMDSEFSKSVKNIFIQLYEDGLIYKKKRLINWDFKLKTVISDLEIDHKKIKTNIWYINYLLKNGIKTFDNKNYLTVATTRPETILADSAIAINPLDTRYNNLIGKFVIIPLINRIIPIIADNYAKIKKGTGCVKISPAHDFNDYQVAIRHNLPLINIFDLQGNILEKYQIFNKKGHQIDIFLENIPKIFRNVNYLKVRNIIVNKIKKVGLLDSYKTKYKFIPYSTRSDTIVLPMLTSQWYLNTKILSKQAIDAVKNEQIKFFPKQYKNMFYSWMSNIQDWCISRQLWWGHQIPVWYDNKNNIYVGRNIEEIKKKYNLKKNIHLEQDPDVLDTWFSSSLWTFITLDWPKNKKDFFLFHPTSVIISGFDIIFFWISRMIMMTMYFVKDKNNIPQIPFKDILMTGLIRDNKGNKMSKSRGNVINPINLIEGHLSKNILDINKKNNKKYNFLNKNYGTDALRFTLAALSSTGRDIYWDMTRLEGYRNFCNKIWHAAIFILKNIKFNFVNNKEKLSIFDKWIWSEYNLIILSYSRALHRYRFDQAANILYNFIWNKFCDWYLEYSKLVFQEKNQLQYTGTYYTLYNLFESLLRLSHPIIPFITEIIWQKIQINKNNTYRKSILAQSFPKSNKLDIDKQSISIINTFINIVTFIRNYKAEMMINKNEEIDLYINDINHKFIIFLKKNINILKKLLNLKKIIFVGNNFEFPKKSLIQKIDNIKFAILLSIKIINQQLLLNIINKKIYNNQKIISTLNKNIKNPKFLSKAPQQIIKKFLEKIKRHKVLQKELLEKYLLIKNL, from the coding sequence ATGGATAAAATATACAATCCAAATATTTTTGAAAAAAAAATTTATAATTTTTGGGAAAAAAACGAATATTTTAAAAATAAATTAAATAATTCTGAAAAATATTTTTCTATTATGGTGCCTCCTCCTAATATTACTGGAGAATTACATATGGGGCATGCATTACAATATACTCTTATAGATATTTTAATTCGTTATCAACGTATGTTAGGAAAAAATGTATTATGTCAAGTAGGAATAGATCATGCGGGAATTGCAACCCAAAGTCTAATAGAACAAAAAATATTTTTAGAAACAGGGAAAACAAAAAATGATTACAGTAGAGAATTTTTTTTAAAAATTATTTCAAAATGGAAAAATAAATATTGTGGTATTATTTATAATCAAATGAAATGTTTAGGATTGTCTGCAGATTGGGATAGGAAAAGATTTACTATGGACAGTGAATTTTCAAAATCTGTTAAAAATATATTTATTCAACTCTATGAAGATGGATTAATATATAAGAAAAAAAGATTAATTAATTGGGATTTTAAACTTAAAACTGTTATTTCAGATCTAGAAATAGATCATAAAAAAATCAAAACTAATATTTGGTATATTAATTATTTATTAAAAAATGGAATAAAAACTTTTGATAATAAAAATTATTTAACTGTAGCAACTACTCGTCCTGAAACAATATTAGCTGATAGTGCAATAGCTATTAATCCATTAGATACAAGATATAATAATTTAATTGGTAAATTTGTAATAATTCCATTAATTAATCGTATAATTCCTATTATAGCTGATAATTACGCTAAAATTAAAAAGGGTACAGGATGTGTGAAAATTAGTCCCGCACATGATTTTAATGATTATCAAGTTGCTATAAGACATAATTTACCATTAATTAATATATTTGATTTACAAGGCAATATTTTAGAAAAATATCAAATTTTTAATAAAAAAGGACATCAAATAGATATTTTTTTAGAAAATATACCTAAAATATTTCGTAATGTAAATTACTTAAAAGTAAGAAATATTATTGTTAATAAAATAAAAAAAGTTGGATTATTAGATTCATATAAGACAAAATATAAATTTATCCCATATAGTACAAGGAGTGATACTATTGTACTCCCTATGTTAACAAGTCAATGGTATTTAAATACAAAAATTTTATCTAAACAGGCAATAGATGCTGTTAAAAATGAACAAATAAAATTTTTCCCTAAACAATATAAAAATATGTTTTATTCTTGGATGTCTAATATTCAAGATTGGTGTATATCTCGACAATTATGGTGGGGACACCAAATACCAGTTTGGTATGATAATAAAAATAATATCTACGTAGGCAGAAATATAGAAGAGATTAAAAAAAAATATAATTTAAAAAAAAATATTCATTTAGAACAAGATCCAGATGTTTTAGATACTTGGTTTTCTTCTAGTTTATGGACTTTTATTACTTTAGATTGGCCTAAAAATAAAAAAGATTTTTTCCTTTTTCATCCTACTAGTGTTATTATAAGCGGTTTTGATATTATATTCTTTTGGATATCAAGAATGATAATGATGACTATGTATTTTGTTAAAGATAAAAATAATATACCTCAAATTCCTTTTAAAGATATTTTAATGACAGGATTAATTAGGGATAACAAAGGAAATAAAATGTCTAAATCTAGAGGAAATGTTATTAATCCCATAAATCTAATTGAAGGTCATTTATCTAAAAATATTTTAGATATAAATAAAAAAAATAATAAAAAATATAATTTTTTAAATAAAAATTATGGAACTGATGCCTTAAGATTTACATTAGCAGCATTATCGTCCACAGGACGTGATATATATTGGGATATGACTAGATTAGAGGGTTATCGTAACTTTTGTAATAAAATTTGGCATGCAGCTATATTTATTTTAAAAAATATAAAATTTAATTTTGTTAATAATAAAGAAAAATTATCTATTTTTGATAAATGGATTTGGTCTGAATATAATCTAATAATATTATCTTATTCAAGAGCATTACATAGATATCGTTTTGATCAAGCAGCAAATATTTTATATAATTTTATATGGAATAAATTTTGTGATTGGTATTTAGAATATAGTAAATTAGTTTTTCAAGAAAAAAATCAGCTTCAATACACTGGCACTTATTACACATTATATAATCTTTTTGAATCATTGTTAAGATTATCGCATCCGATTATTCCATTTATAACAGAAATTATATGGCAAAAAATTCAAATAAACAAAAATAATACTTATAGAAAAAGCATTCTAGCACAATCATTTCCAAAATCTAATAAATTGGATATTGATAAACAATCAATAAGTATCATTAATACATTTATAAATATAGTAACATTTATTCGTAATTATAAAGCAGAAATGATGATAAATAAAAACGAAGAAATTGATTTATATATAAATGATATAAATCATAAATTTATTATTTTTTTAAAAAAAAATATAAACATATTAAAAAAATTATTAAATCTTAAAAAAATTATATTTGTTGGTAATAATTTTGAATTTCCTAAAAAATCATTAATACAGAAAATAGATAATATTAAATTTGCCATATTATTAAGTATTAAAATTATTAATCAACAATTATTATTAAATATAATTAATAAAAAAATATATAATAATCAAAAAATAATAAGTACATTAAATAAAAATATTAAAAATCCAAAATTTTTATCTAAAGCACCTCAACAAATTATAAAAAAATTTTTAGAAAAAATAAAACGTCATAAAGTATTACAAAAAGAATTATTAGAAAAATATTTGCTAATAAAAAATTTATAA
- the argF gene encoding ornithine carbamoyltransferase: MNNFYQNNFLKLSDFSKEDIYKLIRISKKLKYDKKNSKEKKKLSNKNIILIFEKNSTRTRCSFEIACFDQGAHVTFLSIKDSHMIYKESLKDSARILGQMYDGIQYRGNYQKDIEIIAKYAGVPVWNGLTNEFHPTQILADLLTITEFLENKKLDQIKISYIGDINNNISFSLIEAAIIIGFKLYLISPKKIKSNNIYYQNIIRKIKNIENIHITKNISEGIKNTDFIYTDIWISMGVTESLQMWEKKIEELYNYQVNKSLLLKSKNKNVKVMHCLPALHLYEHYKYLLNKDIISKYNLYNGIEITDEIFESNYSIIFKQAKNKIHTIKAIIISTLLKELY, encoded by the coding sequence ATGAACAATTTTTATCAAAATAATTTTTTAAAATTATCAGATTTCTCAAAAGAAGATATTTATAAATTAATTAGAATTTCTAAAAAATTAAAATATGATAAAAAAAATTCTAAGGAAAAAAAAAAGTTATCTAATAAAAATATTATTTTAATTTTTGAAAAAAATTCTACTAGAACCAGATGTTCTTTTGAAATAGCATGTTTCGATCAAGGTGCTCATGTTACTTTCTTAAGTATTAAAGATAGTCATATGATTTATAAAGAGTCATTAAAAGATTCTGCTCGTATATTAGGACAAATGTATGATGGTATCCAATATAGAGGTAATTATCAAAAAGATATAGAAATCATTGCAAAATACGCTGGAGTACCAGTTTGGAATGGGTTAACAAATGAATTCCACCCTACTCAAATATTAGCAGATTTATTAACTATAACGGAATTTCTTGAAAATAAAAAATTAGATCAAATAAAAATATCATATATTGGAGATATAAATAATAATATTTCTTTTAGCTTAATAGAAGCTGCAATAATAATAGGTTTTAAATTATATTTAATTTCCCCTAAAAAAATTAAATCAAATAATATATATTATCAAAATATAATAAGAAAAATTAAAAATATAGAAAATATCCATATAACTAAAAATATAAGTGAAGGAATAAAAAATACTGATTTTATTTATACTGATATTTGGATATCTATGGGTGTAACAGAATCTTTACAAATGTGGGAAAAAAAAATTGAAGAATTATATAATTATCAAGTAAATAAATCATTATTATTAAAAAGTAAAAATAAAAATGTAAAAGTTATGCATTGCTTACCTGCTTTACATTTGTATGAACATTATAAGTATCTTCTAAATAAAGATATTATATCTAAATATAATTTATATAATGGGATAGAAATTACTGATGAAATTTTTGAATCTAATTATAGCATTATTTTTAAACAAGCAAAAAATAAAATACATACTATTAAAGCAATTATAATTTCTACTTTATTAAAAGAATTATATTAG